A genomic region of Amphiura filiformis chromosome 6, Afil_fr2py, whole genome shotgun sequence contains the following coding sequences:
- the LOC140154932 gene encoding uncharacterized protein, producing MDSFQLAIRWLCILVLVANSQAQSSTFQVSVNPTTVDESVGSQVVTVTVRRTSCNGVCPGTQDVVLSTRDGTATAAQDYTANTNQVTFTQNPEDQSQTFTVTILNDNVYEPGNPETFYVYIVTVDSNAYTNTDVPIMITDDDAEIAFETGAYSVREGDDCTCNGGTKGVCVKLTRTGNVGREAVIQLVTDVTGFTATPTDDFVELVNTVDITFAVDDTERKYAS from the exons ATGGATTCCTTCCAGCTAGCAATAAGATGGCTGTGTATTCTTGTGCTTGTGGCTAACTCTCAAG CACAATCGTCGACATTTCAAGTCAGCGTTAATCCAACGACGGTAGATGAGAGTGTCGGCTCCCAAGTTGTTACAGTAACTGTACGCCGTACATCATGTAATGGAGTATGTCCAGGAACACAAGACGTCG TACTTTCAACTAGAGATGGTACAGCTACAGCTGCACAAGATTACACTGCTAACACCAATCAGGTGACTTTTACGCAGAATCCGGAGGACCAAAGTCAAACATTTACAGTGACTATATTAAATGATAACGTCTACGAACCAGGGAATCCAGAGACTTTTTATGTGTATATagttacagtagatagcaacgcgtATACTAATACAGATGTGCCCATTATGATAACGGACGATGATG CTGAAATTGCATTTGAGACTGGGGCCTACAGCGTGAGAGAGGGTGATGATTGTACATGTAATGGTGGGACAAAGGGTGTCTGTGTCAAACTAACTAGGACTGGGAACGTCGGTCGTGAAGCTGTAATCC AGCTTGTAACGGATGTAACTGGCTTCACTGCTACGCCGACTGATGACTTTGTCGAGCTCGTAAATACAGTTGATATTACATTTGCTGTAGACGATACGGAAAGGAAATATGcgtcgtga